A stretch of DNA from Gimesia chilikensis:
TCCATCGCGGTCCAGAACATAACGGACATCGGTGCTATGCGACTCGTACCCACAGCCCCAGGAGAGCCAGAGGCGATAGTCGCCGGTTTGCCCGGGCTTCCAGGCGACCAGGGGTTTGCCCGGCTCGTTTTTCCACCAGCTGTATTTACCGCCACTCAGGTTGGGCGAGCGAGTGGGGCTGCCGGGATCGTCCTTTGCACCTGGATCGGTGCCTGCGGGATTGGCGCCGAAACCAGCACGCGTCTGCAGGACTTCGAGACGGGGGGAAGGATTGTCCGGCGAAAGTTGATCGTCGATGGAAACGAAGCGGCGGGACTCGGGTCGGCGGCGATAGGGTTCCAGTTCGGATTTCAGTTCCGCGATACGCGTCTGTTTAACGCGGATTTCTTTCTGTTGTGACGCGGGAGTCGGCAGACTGCGGTCGCCATGCCTGACGCCGGCAAAGATGGCCTGCATCGAATAGTAGTCGGCCTGGGTCACGGGATCGAACTTATGATTGTGACAGCGGGCACACCCCAGGGTGAGGCCCAGGAAAGCGGTGCCCGTGGTATTGATCATGTCGTCGAGTTCGTTCTGACGCTGCATGAGTGTCAGGTTGATGTCGGGGCTTTTGACCTGATCGTAGGGGCCCGCAACCAGATAGGCGGTGCCGGTCGGGTCACCCAGAATGTCGCCGGCAATCTGTTCTTTGATGAACTGGTTGTAAGGCTTGTCTGCGTTGAGTGACTGAATGACATAGTCGCGGTAAGGCCAGGCATGCGGTCGTTCGCGATTGGTTTCGAATCCATGTGTTTCGGCGAAGCGGACGAGATCGAGCCAGTAGCGAGCCCAGCGTTCGCCGTAGTGCGGGTTGTTGAGTGTGGCGTCGACCAGTTTCTCCCAGGCGTCGGGGCTCTCGTCGTTCAAAAAGCGTTCGACTTCAGCGGGCGTCGGGGGGAGACCGAGGAGGTCCAGGTAGAGTCGGCGGATGAGAATTCGGCGATCGGCGCGGGGATTATGGGTCAACTGTTTCTGCTGAAGACGACCCAGAATGAAAGCGTCGATGCCGGTACGGACCCAGGCATCTTTGGTTTTGGGAGGCGTGACTTTGGCCAGAGGCTGAAAGGACCAGTGATCGGTCGTCCGTTTTTCCTCTTTGACGACGCCGTCCGGTCCGGGCCAGGGGGCCCCCTGATCGATCCAGTCCGCCAAGAGCTGGATCTGTGCTGCGGTGAGCCGTTCGGATTCGTCGGGGGGCATCAGCAGACCGGCCTCTTCTCCCCGCACCAGTTTGAGCAGGTGACTCTTCGCGCTCTGGCCGGGAATGATGGCTGGTTCACCCGAATCGCCTCCCCGCAGCAGGCCAGATTTGCGGTCGAGGCGGAACTTGCTTTCCTGGGTGTCGGCGTTGTGACAATCGAAGCACTTCGACTGCAACAGGGGAAGGACCTGTTCCTCGAAATCGATTTTTTGCTTCGCTGCAGGCGGCGCTTCCGCAGCACCGAGGGGTGATACCAATACCAGAGGAATCAGACAGAGCAGACATGTACGCGCTAACATGGCAGATCATCTTTGTGTTAATTGATTCAGAGACTCAGGCGGGAGACGAATATCCTCATTATGGTCCCTTTGCGGGAGGTCCTGGCAAGCCCAGATAATCTATTATTCTGCCAAATTATATATAATCCTGCAAATCAAAAATCGAATTTCTGAAGCAGACTGGGAACGGGGCGAAAAATATATTTTCCATTTTCAAAAAAGTGAGGAACACTTTTGGATGGATCGGGGGTTTGTTTGAGTACTGTATTTCAGTTTCAATTTCACAGGAAGTGTTGAGGGGCGCAATGCCGGTTTTCGTAACACGTGTCGTTTTGGGAATCGTTTTTCTGGGAATCGTTGTCTGCCTGATCCCGGACGTGGAAAAAAAGCAGGAGAAAGAACCGGCGCGCCAGCTGAGTTCCATTCCCCGTTCTAATATTGTGCCCCTGCCCAAAGACCTGAAAGTCATCGATGATGTTGTCTATCACCCCGGCAAAAAGACCCGCTGGCGGATGAACCTGGTTCTGCCTCAGCAGGTGGAAACTCAACCACGGCCGGCTCTGGTCTTCGTTTATGCCGGGGGTGGTTCAGGCGGAAACAACACGACTCGACACTCTCGGACAGGTCCCCTGCATTACGCCCGCAAAGGGTATGTCTGTGTCAGCCTCTATCATCGACTTTCGGATGACACCCCTTTTGCAGAATGCCTGGAAGATCTGAAGTGCGCCATTCGCTGGATGCGGGCACATGCGGACAAATACCAGATTGATCCGGAACGAATTGGTGCCTTTGGAAATGCGAACGGCGGTTCCATGGTCTGCCTGGTCGGATTGATGAAACAGAGTCAGCAGGTTGATTCAAGTGCCCCCTGGCATGACAAGTCCAGCGAACTGAATGCGATCTGCGTGACCGCGACGCCGACAGACTACCTGAGCTGGGCAGATGGCATCGAGCATCTCCCGCGGATGATCCATTTGACATGGAAGAACGAAGACGAATTGAAAACGGAAGTCGCGAAAATCTCGCCGATCACTTACGTCCGTGCGGACGCCCCGCCGATGCTGGTGATGCATGGCGTACTGGATCCCTTCGTGGATGTAAGCCAGGCAGACCAGTTCGTGGCTGCGTTGAAATCTGTCGGTGCCCGGGATGTGACTTACTATCGTAGCGACGAAGCCGGCCACGCGGTCTTCTTAAGAGACCAGACCCAGACGTTCCCGATGATGGAAGACTTTTTCGCCCGGACCCTGGGCTATCCCAAGGGTTACAAAGTGGCCCAGAGATAATCTTCGGTCTGCTCAGCGAACGGCCATTGGCTGCAGTTCGTCGCCGGTGATCGGATTCAGCCGCCGGGCTTCGGTGACCTTCCATTCGCCCCCGATCTGCTGCCAGGTCAATTCCCAGCGGGTGGGGGCGCGACCGCTGATGCCCTTAAAGGTGGCCGCGCCATTGGCACGAAAATGCGTTTTGGCGATCGAGTCGTCGGCCAGCATTTCCGTTTCGACATCGGTAATCCGCAGATCTCCGTCGATGGTGACTGTATTCAGGGCCAGCATGACCAAGGTTTGCAGCGGAATGGCGCGGGGGCTGATATAGCCCATTGTCGCATCTACTTCTTTGTGCTGAAATGCATCGGCCAGTGCATAAAGGTCGGCTTCGACACGTTCGCGGGGTGTCACGATGCTGATTTCAACCAGGTAGGAAACTACCAGCATGACCAGCGCAATACCCATGCCCACGAGGTATTTTGACTGTCGCCTCAGGTAGTACTGAATAAACAGGATGGCTGCAATCACGGAGCAGATGGCAATGGGGGGAATGGCTGTTTCGGTAAACCACATTGAATTGTCTCCTAGACTGCAGGATGATTTTCCAGGACGGCCAGGTTGTCGCGGTGAATCACTTCCGAATAGGGAACGGATCCCAGGATGGAAGCGATCTGATCGGAACGGTGCATAATGATTTTTGCCAGATCGCCGGAATTGTAATTGGTCAGACCCCGGGCAAATTCTTCTCCGCTGGGACTGATAAGGGTGACTGCTTCGCCGCTCTCAAAGGTGCCATCAATCGAGCGGATGCCGATCGCCAGGAGCGACTTGCCCCCTTCGCGAATGGCGCGGGTGGCACCTTCATCAAGATGAAAGCGCCCCTTGGGACGGATGGTGTAACCGATCCAGCGTTTCCAGGCAGAAACCGAGGCTCCCTGGGCGTGAAACAGCGTGCCGACATCTTCGCCCTGCAGGATGCGGTCCAGAATCCCCTCCTGAGTCCCGTTGGCGATAATGACATTTTCACCGACGGCGGTCGCCGAGCGGACGGCCTGCAGTTTTGATTTCATGCCCCCGGTTCCCCGCGAGCTGCTGTCGTCGGTTGCCAGCGCGAGTAATTCGGGTGTCCAGTCCTGCACCGAAGAGATGCGGGTGCTTTCAGGAGATTTCGGATCGCCATTATAAAGACCGTCGACGACAGACAGGATCACCAGTAGCGGCTTTTTGACCAGGCTGGTGACCATGGCGGCCAGGTGATCGTTATCGCCAAACTTGATTTCCTGGATGCTGACAGTGTCGTTTTCATTCACAATCGGGACGGCACCATACTCAAACAACGTATGGATGGTGTTACGTACATTGAGATAGCGGGTCCGGTTTTTGAAATCATTGGCGGTGACCAGGAGCTGGGCGGCGTGATAGCCGTGTTTGCGTAAGTAGCGGTCATAGCGACGGATGAGGTGTGCCTGTCCGACAGCGGCGGAGGCCTGCAGGTGCCCCAGATCGCGGGGGCGTTCTTTGAGTCCCAGCAATCCCATGCCGGCACCGATGGCACCACTGGAAACGACGACGACTTTGCGGCCGGTCGTTTTGACACGGTGAATCTGTTCTGCCAGCGTTTCGATCCGTGCGGGGTCGAGTGTATCGTCCGGGCAGGAGAGAACGTTTGTTCCAATTTTAATCACCAGCGTTTCCGCTGAGTCGATGACTTCGCGACGGGTTAGACTCACAGTCTGCACTTTTTCCGGGAATCACAAAAAAATTTCAAAGAGGTACTCGCCACCGGGTCCCTATTTCTTAATATTTATATAATATAGAAGTCCGGGGCCGGAGCATAGACAATCATCAGCGCGAGCATGTCGTAAATCAAAGGGATTTCCTGTAAAACGGCGTTTTTCTCTCTCAATTTGCTGATTCTGTTTGACGCTCAAGCAGGGCTCGGGAACAATTTACCGCATAGTTCACCCGGTTCACACTGATTTCGAAACTCTATTTCACGAACTAAGGCAATTTATGTCGGAACTATACCACGAATGTGGAATTGCAGCCGTCTACCATCTTCCCAACCGAGATCCCAGTCCTCTGACTCCCCTGGGCGACCCTGAAAAGACATCGCAACTTATCTCCCGGTTACTGCTGGATATTCAGAATCGCGGCCAGCTGGCTGCGGGAATGACCACGTTTAACCCTGGCCGGAATCAGTTGATCGATACTCACAAAGATGTGGGAACCGTCACCGAGGTGTTCCAGCTGAATCATCAGCAGACCTTCAACAGCCTGATGAAGAAGTATGAGGGCCCCGCGGCGATTGGCCACGTGCGGTATGCGACCTGTGGGAAAGATGACCGCAGCTACGCACAGCCGTTCGAACGCCATCATATCCAGAAATCCAAATGGTTCGCCTTTGGTTTTAATGGTCAGTTGGCCAACTACCAGGAACTCTGCAAGGAAATCCTGACCGAGTCCGACTTCCATCTGGCCCGGGAAACCGATACCGAAATTCTGATGCACCTGATTTCGCAGGAGCTTTCCAAAGAGAGCCCCGCCGATCTGTTCGACATGCTGACCACGCTCAGCAAACGTCTGGACGGTGCTTACAATATTGTCTTCCTGGATGCGTTGGGGAATATGTTCGTTTCCCGCGATCCGGTGGGACTGCGTCCGTTATGCTATGCCTTTGATGGTTCTCTGTTCGCAGCTGCCTCTGAAAGTGTGGCGCTGGCCAACATGGGCTTCGAAGCCGAGCAGATCAAGAGTCTGCCCCCCGGATGTGCGATTGTGATTCAGGATGGCGAACTGACAATCCGCGAATATTCGAAGCCAACACAGAAGGCACACTGCTTCTTCGAATGGATCTACTTCGCGAATGTCTGCAGTACCCTGGACGACCAGAGTGTGTATATCACCCGTAAACGCCTGGGTGAAGAACTGGCCGAGCAGGAAACCGTGCCCATTGATGAAGATACCATCGTCGTACCTGTGCCTGACACCGCGAAAGCAGCCGCCGACAGTATGGCGTATACCCTGCGAGTGCCCTGTCTGGAAGGCTTGATCCGTAACCGTTACATCGGGCGAACCTTTATCGAAGGGGCCAACCGTAAAGACAAAGTACGGGCAAAATACACGCCGCTGCCGGAAGTTCTGGAAGGGAAGCGGGTGCTGCTGGTGGAAGACACCATCGTCCGCTCAACCACGATGAAGGCATTGATCAGCCAGTTGAAGGAACGGGGTCGAGCTAAGGAAGTACACGTCCGCGTGGCCTGTCCGCCGATCATTGCTCCCTGTTTTTACGGCATCGACATGTCGACGATCAACGAGTTGTTCGCCCCCAAATTCCTGAACGGTGGCGAAATGAGCCCCGAAGTGGAAGAAGCGATGGCCGAGGCGATTGGCGCTGATACGCTGAAGTATCTGCCCAAGGCTTCGATCGCGCGTGCCGTAGGTCTGCCCGGCAGTTCTCTCTGCCAGGCCTGTATCGATACGACTTACCCGACCGAATCGGGTCGTCAGCTGTATCAGATCGCTGTGGAGAATTCGCTGAACGATAATGGCGAAGAAGCACACCGGACCTACGATGTGACTCTCTCCAGCAGTCCGGTTCGCTCCTGAGACGCATTCTGATTTCGACAAAGGATGGTTTTGACTGATGTCTAACTCGCATGAGATCGAAATCCGGGTCCGTTATAACGAAACGGACGCCATGGGATTTCTGCATCATGGTAACTACTTCACGTACTTCGAAATGGGCCGCACCGAGCTCTTCCGTTCCCAGGGTGGTAACTACCGCGAGATGGAAGAGAAAGGCTACCTTCTGGTAGTCGCTAAAATCGAATGCAAATACCGGCTGCCGGCCCGCTACGATGATGTGCTGACGCTGCGAACGCCCCTGGAAAAAGTGACCGGGGCCAAACTGGTACACAAGTACGAGCTGTTTCGCGATGGTCAAAGCGTGGCGGTGGCCCAATCGGTGATTGCGTGCGTGGACCGGGAAGGCAATATCCAGCGGATGCCCGCGGCGATGGAGCAGTTGGGGACGGAGTGAGCGCTCGTCCGCTGTTGAGAATTCCTAAGGATACATCCTCGAAACATGCGGGCTGGCACACAGGCCAGCCCCTACTGTAACGGGCATCGGAATGTTTTGCTCTTAAACAGCTCGACTTCCCTGACAGTTTCCTGCTCGCTGCGCTCGGCTCGGATTTCATCCGAGCCCACCCGTTGAGCGTGACTTCAGTCGACCTGTGCCTGGACTGCCTGCTGTTGTGTTGCGAATTTGGGTGGTTTGACGGCAGTCGCTTTGTCGTTGGGGGGAATGGTTTTGACAACCTTCCAGGCGAGGCCCAGTTTTTCGAGCACGAGAATTGCGCCGTAGGTCATGTCGAGTTCCCACCACTTGTGGCCGTTCTTGGCCATCCGCTGGTATTTGTGATGATTGTTATGCCAGCCTTCGCCGTAGGTCATCAGAGCCACCCACCAGAGATTGCGGCTGTCGTCGGTCGTTTCATAGTTGCGATAACCCCAGATGTGAGTCGCGGAGTTCACGAACCAGGTTGCGTGCAGGACGTAGAACAGACGCACAAACATGCCGTAGACGAGCAGGCTGAGGCCCAGTTCTGTACCGCCGGCCCAGTAGCCGATACCGTAGAGGAGTGCGCCCAGACCCAGGTGCCAGTACAGGAAGGTTCGCTGCAACAGACGCATGAACGGGTCTTTCAGCAGATCGGGGGCGAACCGCTGATGGGTTGCCTGAATTTCCTCTGCACTGTGAAAAGGAACGAGCCAGAGGATGTGGCTCCACCAGCGACCATCGCGGGGCGAATGCGGATCGCCGGGCTGGTCGCTGTGCAGGTGATGTTTACGATGATTGGCAACCCACTGGATTGGAGGCCCCTGCCCTGCCAGCAAGCCGATCAATCCAATCAGCCGATTCATGAACGGATAGGTCTGGAAGCTGCCATGCGTGAGCAGGCGATGATAGCCCAGGCAGATACCGATGCCGCCGGTAAGCCAGCCCAGGAACATACAGGTGAAGAGACCGGTCCAGGTGAAGCAGAACGGTGCTGCGAGGACGCCCAGATGAATGGCGACGACCCAGCCGATATTCGCCCAGTCTGGTGTTGCATATCGCCCCGACTCAGGCATCTCAGCAGACGTGTTTTCAGGAACAAGAGGATCCGTTTCCGGAGGGGGCACGAGTGTCTGCTGGGAATTCATTCAATAGGACCGATGCTGTCAGAGTGTGGAGTACCAATAAAAAACCGGCCGATTCTAGGGGGATTGGGCAATCGTGTCTATAGTGATGGGGTTTGATGGGAGGAAATCACCCGCAGGGGGTAACGTCTGCTCAGTTTTTCTGTGTTTCGTGCTGGTTTTGTGACGTTTTTGAGCAGGTTCTTTCTGTACTCGATGGGATTATTTCTCACTTGTGTCGTTCGTGAGGTTCGTGGCGGCACCTGTTATGTCTGAGCTGATCAGGGCCTTGCCAGGCGGGCGGACACATGGGTCCGCGTCCTACATTTTCTGGTGAGGTGCGTTGTTGCTGAACGGGCTAAATTCTCTGAGACCTCTTGCTCGATGCGCTCGGCTCGGATTACATCCGAGCCCACCAATTTTCAGGGGTTCTGATACAGTCTTGAGATGCCTATTGGTGAGTCAAAGGTGTCTCCCTTCGCTTTAGGAAGGGATGGACTTCTGGATTTCAGCGAGCTGCTTCTGCTGTTGATCGCTCATTCCATCGATGCAAAACTTCACCGGTCGGGCACAAAACGGAGTTGCGTGAACCCGGAGTAACCAGTCCAGGGCGCGTTTAGAAATGAAGTTGGAAACCACGTAGTCGCCTCCGGTACCGTAGACAAAGTCGGATCCATCCCAGCGGCTGCCTTCCAGAACGGGAATCTCTCTTTGTGAGAGTGGTGAGACAATCAGTTGCTGATCGGCGGCCCCCCCATGTTCTTTCTTAATCGTCCAGGTACCTTTTTCGCACGCAGGGCAGGTCGAATTGCCGTGTCCACATGACTGACAGATTAATGGTTTGTGACCACAAAACGGGCAGGCATTTTCAGCGCCTTGAACCTGGGAGGGGCGCAAACATGATTTGCCTCGAAACTGGAAGTCGAACAGAGGCGGAAGCGTTTTTTCCAGGGGCCCTTCCGGATCCTTGATGGATACCGGAACGAAAGCAGCCCCGGTCAAACCACTCTGTTTGATTCGTTCCACAAATGTTTTGGGCACCAGCACTGCATCTGCATCACACGGCATTTCATACCAGGGTTTCGTGAGATTAAACTCGGAGAGCAGAATTTTCTGATCTGCAGAATTCCAGACTTCGACTTCCAGGCTGGCAAAACCGCTTTGAGTTACATGCGACGGATCGGCGGGACAATGTTCCAGTTTGACGTATTTGGCTTTGGTAATCCCTGATTCCAGCCAGGCCCGCTCCTCTGCCTGAGCTGCATCGGCTGCTTCAGCCAGCTCGAGCTCGGTCGGCGAACGCTTGGAGATATACTCCCAGCCGTCTGCCTTTGGGTGATCCAGCTCTGCGATATCGGAATCCAGGGGAATGGAGAATTCATAAAAGAGGTCTGTTCTCAGTGTCCCTGAGTCATCCTGGTAGATGTGGTATTCGTACATATTTCATTTCTTCTCTGAATGCGACTCATGTAGTTCGTCAGTGAGATTCCAGACCTTCCTCATTGTTTCTTCTTTAGTCAGCCAGGTCCTGGAATACTCGCTCAATCCTGTCATGAACTCTTCAACGGTCACCTGAATCGGAAGCCGCGTATTTTGTCCCTTGTACTTTCCATATGTGGCAGGGAGGTTCAGGAACAATGTTTTTCCCATCAGATGGACTTCGTAATTTGCCTGATCCTGGAGACACAATCCAATAGTAAACCAGTCATGACTGTGAAATCGACTCTGTATCGTTCGTTTTTCTGGTTTTGCCGGGACAATGATCCACGTTGAATACTGATCATAATTCGGAAACGGACGATTTCCAGGACGCCCTGCCCCCGGATTCAGTGGTCCCTGATATTCGGCTCTTAAATCGAATTGCTGACAATATGTTTGAAGCATCTCATTAAACTGACTGACTGTGTAGACATCGATTTGTTTCGCACAATGTTCTGTCGGCGAAGCTGGTTGCTCAAGTACCGCCTGTTTCGCTAAGACACTCAGCTGAATAAGCAGGCCGATTATCAACAACATCGATCCTCCCACCAGTCCTTTTCGTAAGAGTTCACTCATTGCTCCTCCTGGTCAATCAGCTGCATATCTTTCAAATCATTCAGTAACGCGACTTGCCATTCCGGCGGTAGTTGCTCTTTGGGCAAACAGAGTTCGGGCAGGCAGGGAAACTGCAGTCGGAAGTCGGTCTGCTCCTCGATCAGAGCTGTAACCTGGTCCCAGGTAAAGGTCTGCCTGATATCGCGGTTATCCTGCCTGTCTGCGATCAGCAAATCCAATTGTGAACGGGAGAGACAGACTTTGATTTCCTGCGGCGCAGTCTGCAGGCACCGTTGCAGAAACTGCTGGAATTTGAAGAGCAGTCGGGAACGTTTGCTGCGAAATCCGAAAATCACGCCGAGGCGGAAAATCATATAGAAGATGACCAGCGGCATCAGGACTCCCAGCACCAGGGAGGGATCTTCGCCGAACAGAAAGAAGACCAGCAGGAAAACACAGAGAAAAGCAAACCCCAGAATCTGTATCAGAAAATAGAGACCATCGACGAGCATGGATGAGAGTGTCAGTGACGCACTCATGCCAAGGGGGCGTTGTTGTGGATCCAGAACGATCAATTCGCAGGGGTCCAGGTCGGAAGAAAGTTGCATCCGGGTTCATCCTCAAATAGTTTCTTGCAGAAAGCATGACTCATGCCTGCACATGAGAGCCTATTATACAGAGCTGTCTGCAGGACGACGCGGTTCATTTATACGATCCCCGGAAATTTCGGAATCCTATTCTGGAAATGCAGGCAGCGGGATTTGGAATGTATTAGAATCAAAGAGTGAAATGTGAACCCGAACCGACCCTGCAGAACACGAGGTGCTCCGATGTTGTGGATTTGTCGCGTTGCTGTTTTCAGTTTGATCTGCTGCTGTCTGGCTGTGCCCCTCAGTGCAGAGGAAACTTTTCCGAATGCACGGAAGCCGGCGACGGATGAGGAGCTGAAATACTGGCTGGAAAACATGTCGCTGTATCATCACTATTCGCTGGATGAAATGCAGCAGGCGACCGGGCTTTCGAAGCCGGAGATCAAGTCGGCACTGAAACGGTTTGAACTGCAGGAGCGACTCGCACCGGAGCGTAAGCCTGCGGATATCTTAACGGTGAAGCCGTATCCGGGCGGTCGGCATCCGCGGATCGGTTTTCTGGAAGGGGCGATCAACCCCCAGCGGGAGACGAAGATCTCCGTGTTTGCCCCCTGGGATCCGGCCAGCTATGTCGTGCTGGATATCCCGGAAGCGATCTGGTCGAACCTGGGTCTGACGTACCTGGCGCACACGCATGTGCCTACGATCTGGACACAGCAGAATAAGGAACTGCCCCCGCAGGAATGGTCAGTCTATCTAGACGGATCCATGGTAGCACGACGCCGACTGCCCAATGGTATCGAATTCGGAACGATCGTGTTGCCTCTTCAGAAAGCGGTGCTGATGGAGATGTGGTTGAAGAATGGCACTGATGAGCCTCTTTCCAGGCTGCGGGTGCAGAACTGTGCGATGCTGAAAATGATGGACGGCTTCACCCAACAGAGCAATGACAACAAGGTATTTCGCGCACCGTATGCCGCCTGCCGGTCTGCTAAGGGCAACCACTGGGTGATCATGGGGTGGACTCCCTGCTTTAAAGCGTGGGGCAATCAGAAGTGTCCCTGCCTGCACTCGGATCCGATTTTTCCTGACTGTCCGCCGGGAGAAATCAAACGGGTTTACGGTATTCTCACGTTTTATACCGGGACTGACATCGAGGGCGAGTTCAAGCGGCTGGAAAAAGAGAACTGGAAGAAATACCTGATGGAGCGCACGTTTTAGACGCCGGCTCCTGTTTTGGTTTTTCGCCGGGCGAGCAGTTTTTCCAGACGTGAAATCAGATGCTGCGGAGAGAGTTGGTCACCATCGACTTTGATCGTTTCCATCACCGCATCATCTTCCGGCGTTTGTACCAGT
This window harbors:
- a CDS encoding alpha/beta hydrolase; protein product: MPVFVTRVVLGIVFLGIVVCLIPDVEKKQEKEPARQLSSIPRSNIVPLPKDLKVIDDVVYHPGKKTRWRMNLVLPQQVETQPRPALVFVYAGGGSGGNNTTRHSRTGPLHYARKGYVCVSLYHRLSDDTPFAECLEDLKCAIRWMRAHADKYQIDPERIGAFGNANGGSMVCLVGLMKQSQQVDSSAPWHDKSSELNAICVTATPTDYLSWADGIEHLPRMIHLTWKNEDELKTEVAKISPITYVRADAPPMLVMHGVLDPFVDVSQADQFVAALKSVGARDVTYYRSDEAGHAVFLRDQTQTFPMMEDFFARTLGYPKGYKVAQR
- the proB gene encoding glutamate 5-kinase, which translates into the protein MSLTRREVIDSAETLVIKIGTNVLSCPDDTLDPARIETLAEQIHRVKTTGRKVVVVSSGAIGAGMGLLGLKERPRDLGHLQASAAVGQAHLIRRYDRYLRKHGYHAAQLLVTANDFKNRTRYLNVRNTIHTLFEYGAVPIVNENDTVSIQEIKFGDNDHLAAMVTSLVKKPLLVILSVVDGLYNGDPKSPESTRISSVQDWTPELLALATDDSSSRGTGGMKSKLQAVRSATAVGENVIIANGTQEGILDRILQGEDVGTLFHAQGASVSAWKRWIGYTIRPKGRFHLDEGATRAIREGGKSLLAIGIRSIDGTFESGEAVTLISPSGEEFARGLTNYNSGDLAKIIMHRSDQIASILGSVPYSEVIHRDNLAVLENHPAV
- a CDS encoding acyl-CoA thioesterase, with the protein product MSNSHEIEIRVRYNETDAMGFLHHGNYFTYFEMGRTELFRSQGGNYREMEEKGYLLVVAKIECKYRLPARYDDVLTLRTPLEKVTGAKLVHKYELFRDGQSVAVAQSVIACVDREGNIQRMPAAMEQLGTE
- a CDS encoding acyl-CoA desaturase, coding for MNSQQTLVPPPETDPLVPENTSAEMPESGRYATPDWANIGWVVAIHLGVLAAPFCFTWTGLFTCMFLGWLTGGIGICLGYHRLLTHGSFQTYPFMNRLIGLIGLLAGQGPPIQWVANHRKHHLHSDQPGDPHSPRDGRWWSHILWLVPFHSAEEIQATHQRFAPDLLKDPFMRLLQRTFLYWHLGLGALLYGIGYWAGGTELGLSLLVYGMFVRLFYVLHATWFVNSATHIWGYRNYETTDDSRNLWWVALMTYGEGWHNNHHKYQRMAKNGHKWWELDMTYGAILVLEKLGLAWKVVKTIPPNDKATAVKPPKFATQQQAVQAQVD
- a CDS encoding amidophosphoribosyltransferase yields the protein MSELYHECGIAAVYHLPNRDPSPLTPLGDPEKTSQLISRLLLDIQNRGQLAAGMTTFNPGRNQLIDTHKDVGTVTEVFQLNHQQTFNSLMKKYEGPAAIGHVRYATCGKDDRSYAQPFERHHIQKSKWFAFGFNGQLANYQELCKEILTESDFHLARETDTEILMHLISQELSKESPADLFDMLTTLSKRLDGAYNIVFLDALGNMFVSRDPVGLRPLCYAFDGSLFAAASESVALANMGFEAEQIKSLPPGCAIVIQDGELTIREYSKPTQKAHCFFEWIYFANVCSTLDDQSVYITRKRLGEELAEQETVPIDEDTIVVPVPDTAKAAADSMAYTLRVPCLEGLIRNRYIGRTFIEGANRKDKVRAKYTPLPEVLEGKRVLLVEDTIVRSTTMKALISQLKERGRAKEVHVRVACPPIIAPCFYGIDMSTINELFAPKFLNGGEMSPEVEEAMAEAIGADTLKYLPKASIARAVGLPGSSLCQACIDTTYPTESGRQLYQIAVENSLNDNGEEAHRTYDVTLSSSPVRS